The genomic DNA ATTCTTCTAAAAATTCGTCGTTATCTTTTTCTAAAGCCGCTTTAAATTTTCTTAGTTGGCTAATATGTTCGTTGAGGACATCTAACACATTCTCTTTATTTTGTTTAAAAATAGGCACCCACATTTCGGGGTGAGATTTGGCGAGCCTTACCGTGCTGGAAAATCCAGAACTTGCCAATTGAAAAATAGTTTCTTCCTCTCGTTCCTTCTCCAGAACCGTGTTGGCGAGGGCATAAGAAGTAATATGCGAGATATGCGAAATGTATGCCGTATGCACATCGTGATTTTCAGCATCCATCGTAATGACTTCCATATCCAGCGTGTGGCAAAGGTTTTCCACAAGGTTGAGGGCATCTTTCGCTGAGTCTTCGGGGTTACAAATTACCGCCACTTTGTCAGAAAAAGCGTCTACCTTTGCCGACTGAGGACCATTATTTTCCGTGCCCCACATCGGGTGGGTTGCCACAAAACGCGCTCTATTGCGATGATTTTCCACAGCATTGATGATGCCCACTTTGGTAGAACCTGTATCCATCACGGTTTGGTGGTCTTCTATTAAATTTAAAACTTGGCGAAGACAGACCTGCGTGGCATCTACAGGAATAGCGATGATGATGAAGTCGGCATTTTTTACCGCGTGCTCTAATGTAGCGGCTTCATCAATGATGCGAAGCGCCAAGGCATCTTCCAGATTTTGAGGTTGATGGTCTACGCCATAAATATAAGATGCCCAACCCTTTTGCCGTAGTTTCAGTGCCATAGAGCCACCGATAAGTCCCACGCCTATTATTGCTAATTTCTTCTGCATTTTATAATTTCCAAACTAAATTAACCATTATTGAATGGGTTGAATTTCCAAAAATAAGGCTTTTTCTTTGCATTTTTCAAAACGAATTTGATACTTGTTTTGACCTTTGGTTTGCTGGAGAAGATACTCTGGACAAGGCTCTTGCTGGGCTTTGCTTTGGTCAAAATCTATAGTCCCCGTGCGGATGATGCTATCCCGAAGAACAGCCTCCGAAATGCCGTATTGCTGCATTTTTTGTTTAAAAGCATCGGTGTAATCAAAATCTTTGGATAGCGTTTCGGTGATCACCCGACTGTTGGGGAGGTAGCCGCTACAGCTGGCACCTTTTTGATTCAGAATAAAAAAGACCAAAATACACCCTGGAATGAGCCCGATCAGGTAGAATTTTAATTTTCTCATTAGTAAGTTAATAGGTTAATATCGTGGTAAGGCAGCTGGAATTTATCACAAATAATTTTCTTGGTGTGCCGCCCTTTGTAGAGGTAGATACAATCTTTCATCATTATATTTTTAAGGATGATATTTTCCAAACCGCCCTCATATTCAGATTGAAGCAAATAGTTGAGGAAAAAATTGCTGATGGCTTTGGTGGTCGTTCTTGGCGTTTTAGAAGTGATATTCGGAATGCCCGCATGCACCACGCCGTGTTTGGTAAAGATGGGTTGCTCTTGGGTGGTCAGCTCCGCCGTTTCTATGGATTTGCCATAATCAATGGTCAGGTCAATAATGATGCTGCCTTTTTTCATTTTTGAAACCATCTCCTCGGTAACGATGGGCGGAAGGTTTTGTCGCTGCATTGCTCCGATTAAAACATCGGCTCTTCTTAGGCTTTTGCCCAACTCTTTGGGGTCTATGGTGGAGGTAGAAACGCGCTGGTCTATAAAGTTGTGCAGGCGGCGCAATTTGGCTAAAGAATAATCAAAAACTTTCACTTGGGCGCCCAAGCCTATGGCGGTTTTGGCGGCGGTTTCTCCCACAATGCCCGCGCCTAAAATCACGATTTCCGTAGGGCGAACGCCTGTGATACCGCCCAACATCAGCCCATTGGATTGCGCTAAAAGCTCCGATGCATAAAGCACGGAAACATGCCCTGCAATCTCGCCAATTAGCCGTACTAAAGCCAATTGCTGGTATTCATCTTTGATAAATTCAAAGGCGATGGCGTTCACTTTTCTTTCGGCTAACTTTTGAAAATAAAGTGCCGATTGTAGGTTCACTTGTAGCGCCGAAATCAGGAAAGCGTTGGGTTTTAGATACGCTATTTCTTCCAAGGTTGGCGGATTGATTTTCAACACTAAAGGTTGTCCAAAAGCCACTTTGGCATCGTGGGTGATGATGGCGCCTGCCTCGGAATATTGTAAATCGGTAAAGAAAGAACCTTCTCCCGCTCCAGATTCTATAATCACCTCGTGGCCGTTTTGGGTCAGCACTTGTACGGCATCTGGGGTCAGGCAGAGGCGTTTTTCATTGAGGCAAGTTTCCTTGGGAATGCCGATAAAAAGTTGTTTATTTTTTTTGAGAACTTCCAACCTTTCTTCCTTGGGGCGGAGTTCTTCTTCCTTAAAAGGCGTATATATGGTATGGCTCATAGGCTGAAATTAAAATCTAAGCAAAGATAAGCATCATTTGAAAATGATATGCCTTTTTCCGTCAATATTTTCAATTTTCATCTCGTGGTGGGGGAGGTCTTGCAGTTCAGATTCATAGATTTCTGGCCATTCTATAATGGAGAGGTAGGCACTGTCCAAGTATTCTTCTATGCCGATATCCAGCACTTCTTCTATGCTTTCCATTCGGTATAAATCAAAATGAAATACGGCGCCCTTAGGTGTAGTGTATTCATTAACAATAGCATAGGTGGGCGAAGAAATGCTGTCTAACGAGCCCAAAGCTTTCATAAGATAAGTGGTAAAGGAGGTTTTGCCCGCGCCCAAATTGCCTTTGAGCAAAAGGATAGGATGCACCAAATGCGGTTTTATCTGCGCCACCACTTCTGCCCAATCTTCTATTTTTTGAATGTTGAATTCCATCATAAACCTATGGTTTTTGTGGCAAAGATAAGGTTTTTCGAGGAGTCTATTGTGAGTGAACTTGTCAGAAACTAATGGTGTGTAAAGAATAAGCGCGCTTCCAAAGGTATGGAGCGCGCGCTTATCTAGAGAGAATTATATAAAAAATTAAACCTTAGGTTCTAAAATACAGAATGGAATAATGCATTCTTCTAACGAGATGCCGCCGTGCTGATAGGTGTCTTTATAATAATTAACAAAATGATTGTAATTTTTAGGATAAGCTAAGAAAATGTTATTTTTTGCGAAAATATATTTACTACTTAGGTTGCCTTTCGGGAGGAAGTATTTTTCTGGTTGCGTAATCGCCCAAATCTCCTTTTCATCGTAGGTGAGGCTTTTCCCTGTCTTGTATCGGATGTTGGTAGAGGTTTCCCTGTCGCCCACCACTTTGCTTGGTTTTTTGACATAAATGGTGCCGTGGTCGGTGGTGAGAATGAGTTTGAAACCGCTCTCTGCCGCCGCTTTTACGAGTTTCATAATGGCTGCATTTTCAAACCAATTGAGGGTCAGAGAACGGAAGGTTTTATCGTCTCTAATCAATTGATCTACAATGCTATTGTCCGTTTTGGCGTGAGAAAGAATATCGATGAAATTATAAACAATTACAATGAAATCTTTGTTCTGATGTTGCTTAAAGTCATCTAAAACTTTTTGCTCATAATCAGAATTAAGAATCTTCAAATATTTCATGGTTTTGGCGGATAATCCTAAACGCTTCATTTGGTCTTTTAGGAAGTCTTGTTCGTGCTCGTTTTTGTTGCCTTCTTCGTTGTCATTGAGCCAATAATCAGGAAATCTTTTTTCAATTTCAGAGGGCATCAGCCCTGCAAAAAAGGCATTTCTGGCATATTGAGTAGCGGTGGGCAAGATGCTATAATAAGGCATTTCTTGGGTTTTATTATAGAATTTGAGGAAAAGTGGTTCTATCATTTTCCACTGGTCATAGCGCAGGTTGTCAATCATCAATAATAAAACCTTGTCTTGCTCTATTTCTGGCTTTACCTTTTCTTTGAATAAGGTATGGCTCATCAGTGGTTTCTCATTAGAGTTAAGCCAATCTTGGTAGTTATTTTCTATGAATTTCGCAAATTGAATATTAGCTTCTTCTTTTTGAGATTGCAATAAATCTGCAAATTCATTATCAAAAACTTTATCAAATTTAAGTTCCCAGCCTAATATTTTTTTATAATATTCCGCCCAATCTTGGTGAGAACGCAAATCGCCTAATTCCATACTCAGATTACGGAATTCTTGTTGATATTCCACAATGGTTTTTTGCTCTACTAAATCCTCGCTTTGGAGATTTTTTTTCAAGGAAAGAAGCACCTGATTGGGATTAACAGGCTTTAAGATATAGTCCGAAATCTGGGCGCCAATGGCTTGTTCCATAATGTGTTCCTCCTCGCTTTTGGTCACCATTACGATTTTCATAGCGCTGTCTTTATCCTTAAGCAAAGGGATGGCATCTAACCCCGAAATACCAGGCATATTTTCATCTAAAAGCACCAAGGCGTAGCGGTCTTCATCTAACATTTCTAAAGCCTCGTTCACATTGTTGATGGAGTGCACGGTATAGCCTTTATTTTCTAAGAATACGATGTGTGGTTTGAGCAAATCTACCTCATCATCTATCCATAATATTTTTTTTGACATTGTCTTTCTATTTTATTTGAATGCTCAAAAGTACGGTCAAAAAATCAGAATTTGCCCCAAAATACCATTAAAAAAAGTTAAAATTGCGTTAAATTTATTGAGTTTGGAGTGGGCTAAAACCTCAACTTCTCTTAAAATATGCTTACCTTTGCCAGAAAATTGATCAACAATTGATGAGTAAAATTAACAAACTCAAAATCATTAACGACCCCGTGCATGGTTTTATCAAAATTCCGCACGAAATTTTATTTGATGTTATAGAACACCCTTATTTCCAGCGGTTGCGGCGGATTTCTCAAACGGGATTGCTCAATTTGATTTTTCCAGGCGCTACCCACACGCGCTTTCACCACGCCATAGGTGCTATGCATTTGATGTTTAAAGCCTTGGAAACCTTGAAGTTAAAAGGTGTGAAAATCAATAAAGAAGAAGAAAAATCAGCGATGTTGGCGATACTTCTGCACGATATAGGGCACGGTCCATTTTCGCACGCTTTGGAATCTACGCTGATGGAAAACTGGCACCACGAGCGGCTTTCGTTGCTCCTGATGAATCGACTGAATGAAGAATATTCAGGCGAATTGGGTATGGCGATTGAGATGTTCAAAGGGCAATATTCACGGCAGTTTTTTAATCAGTTGGTGAGCTCTCAGCTGGATGTAGACCGCTTGGATTACCTCAAACGCGATAGTTTTTTTACAGGCGTATCGGAAGGGAATATCAATGCGGAGCGCATTATTTCAATGATGAATGTGGCGGATGGCGAGTTGGTGGTAGATGCCAAAGGAATTTATTCTATTGAGAATTATTTGACCGCCCGAATGCTGATGTATTGGCAAGTGTATTACCATAAAACGGCATCTTTGGCAGAGTCTATTTTGGTGAAAATATTGGGCAGAGCCAAGGCGCTAATTGCTGATGGAATGCCACTCAACGCTTCTGAAAATTTAAAATATTTCTTATATAAAACGGATTTTTCATCGGCGCAAGAAGAGGATATAGACCGCTTTACGGCGCTGGATGATACCGATGTGCTACAAGCGATTAAAGATTGGCAATATGCTGATGATTTAATGTTGTCTTATTATTGTCGTGCAATTATTCGGCGAGAATTGCCACAAACGCGAATTTCCTCATCGCCGTTTCCAGAAGAGGTGGTGGCTGCGGAGGTAGCACGGGTTAATCAGCGCTTTGGGGTTGATTATGGGCATTTTTGGGTGGATACCATTCAGCGGGATTTACTTCCCTATGATGCTGAAAAACAGCCGATTTACTTATTAGAGCGCAATCGTAAAAAATATAGATTGGAGCAATCGGAGTCTTCTATCCTCTCCGAAAGTCTTCAAAAATCAACCACCAAATATATTTTGGCTTATCCAAGATGATTTTTTGAGAATTGTTATTAAATAGATTGATATTTGATAAATATTGATTTTAATTAAACTATTGATTTGTAATAAAAATGGGAATGTAATTTAGGATATTCTTAATACAAAACCCCATTAAGCCAAAGTTAAAACTCAGACTTAATGGGGTTTAATAATAAAGTGATTTTAGTATTTTAATCCCATGGATTGTTGGATGAAATAGCGTATTTACCACCTCCTGTGAAGAATAAAGCGACAGCACCAAAGAAATAATACAATCCAATGAGTTCCGCTGCCCAGCCGCCATGTGGACTTAAGCTGAATAAGTCGGCGGAGTGGGCAAGAAGCATCGCTACTAATGCGCCAGAGGCATAGACTGCAGCCGCAATCCGCGTGCGGAAGCCTACAATAATCAAGAGTGGCGCCACCACTTCGGTGATGTAAACGCCAAAGGCTAAGAAAGTCGGTAAGCCTTGGTTTTCAAGCATACTTTGTATCATGGCGAGCCCTGCAAATTTGGCAATGCCGTGCAATAACATTAAAAATCCTAATATTAAACGGAGGATTAACAATCCTAAACTGATGTTTTTCATTTTTTTTAATTATTAAAAGATTAAAAGATTAAAAGATTAAAAGATTAAAAGATTAAAAGATTAAAAGATTAAAAGATTAAAAGATTAAAATTAGTCTTCTAAATATCCAAATTTCCCATTGTTAAAGTCATCAAAAGCTTGGATGATTTCCTCGCGGGTGTTCATCACGAAAGGTCCGTGTGGAAAGATAGGTTCATTTAATGGTTCTCCACTGATAATGAGTACAATGGCATCTTCTGAAGCTTCAATGCTGAAAGTTTCGCCTTCGTTTTCAAACAGCACGAAATGGTCGGTTGGCACGATTTCTTCGGCGCCATTCACGCGGATGCTT from Riemerella columbina includes the following:
- a CDS encoding prephenate dehydrogenase, giving the protein MQKKLAIIGVGLIGGSMALKLRQKGWASYIYGVDHQPQNLEDALALRIIDEAATLEHAVKNADFIIIAIPVDATQVCLRQVLNLIEDHQTVMDTGSTKVGIINAVENHRNRARFVATHPMWGTENNGPQSAKVDAFSDKVAVICNPEDSAKDALNLVENLCHTLDMEVITMDAENHDVHTAYISHISHITSYALANTVLEKEREEETIFQLASSGFSSTVRLAKSHPEMWVPIFKQNKENVLDVLNEHISQLRKFKAALEKDNDEFLEELIRNANRIRDILK
- a CDS encoding alanine dehydrogenase; translation: MSHTIYTPFKEEELRPKEERLEVLKKNKQLFIGIPKETCLNEKRLCLTPDAVQVLTQNGHEVIIESGAGEGSFFTDLQYSEAGAIITHDAKVAFGQPLVLKINPPTLEEIAYLKPNAFLISALQVNLQSALYFQKLAERKVNAIAFEFIKDEYQQLALVRLIGEIAGHVSVLYASELLAQSNGLMLGGITGVRPTEIVILGAGIVGETAAKTAIGLGAQVKVFDYSLAKLRRLHNFIDQRVSTSTIDPKELGKSLRRADVLIGAMQRQNLPPIVTEEMVSKMKKGSIIIDLTIDYGKSIETAELTTQEQPIFTKHGVVHAGIPNITSKTPRTTTKAISNFFLNYLLQSEYEGGLENIILKNIMMKDCIYLYKGRHTKKIICDKFQLPYHDINLLTY
- the tsaE gene encoding tRNA (adenosine(37)-N6)-threonylcarbamoyltransferase complex ATPase subunit type 1 TsaE — translated: MEFNIQKIEDWAEVVAQIKPHLVHPILLLKGNLGAGKTSFTTYLMKALGSLDSISSPTYAIVNEYTTPKGAVFHFDLYRMESIEEVLDIGIEEYLDSAYLSIIEWPEIYESELQDLPHHEMKIENIDGKRHIIFK
- a CDS encoding bifunctional response regulator/alkaline phosphatase family protein, with product MSKKILWIDDEVDLLKPHIVFLENKGYTVHSINNVNEALEMLDEDRYALVLLDENMPGISGLDAIPLLKDKDSAMKIVMVTKSEEEHIMEQAIGAQISDYILKPVNPNQVLLSLKKNLQSEDLVEQKTIVEYQQEFRNLSMELGDLRSHQDWAEYYKKILGWELKFDKVFDNEFADLLQSQKEEANIQFAKFIENNYQDWLNSNEKPLMSHTLFKEKVKPEIEQDKVLLLMIDNLRYDQWKMIEPLFLKFYNKTQEMPYYSILPTATQYARNAFFAGLMPSEIEKRFPDYWLNDNEEGNKNEHEQDFLKDQMKRLGLSAKTMKYLKILNSDYEQKVLDDFKQHQNKDFIVIVYNFIDILSHAKTDNSIVDQLIRDDKTFRSLTLNWFENAAIMKLVKAAAESGFKLILTTDHGTIYVKKPSKVVGDRETSTNIRYKTGKSLTYDEKEIWAITQPEKYFLPKGNLSSKYIFAKNNIFLAYPKNYNHFVNYYKDTYQHGGISLEECIIPFCILEPKV
- a CDS encoding HD domain-containing protein, with the translated sequence MSKINKLKIINDPVHGFIKIPHEILFDVIEHPYFQRLRRISQTGLLNLIFPGATHTRFHHAIGAMHLMFKALETLKLKGVKINKEEEKSAMLAILLHDIGHGPFSHALESTLMENWHHERLSLLLMNRLNEEYSGELGMAIEMFKGQYSRQFFNQLVSSQLDVDRLDYLKRDSFFTGVSEGNINAERIISMMNVADGELVVDAKGIYSIENYLTARMLMYWQVYYHKTASLAESILVKILGRAKALIADGMPLNASENLKYFLYKTDFSSAQEEDIDRFTALDDTDVLQAIKDWQYADDLMLSYYCRAIIRRELPQTRISSSPFPEEVVAAEVARVNQRFGVDYGHFWVDTIQRDLLPYDAEKQPIYLLERNRKKYRLEQSESSILSESLQKSTTKYILAYPR
- a CDS encoding DoxX family protein; its protein translation is MKNISLGLLILRLILGFLMLLHGIAKFAGLAMIQSMLENQGLPTFLAFGVYITEVVAPLLIIVGFRTRIAAAVYASGALVAMLLAHSADLFSLSPHGGWAAELIGLYYFFGAVALFFTGGGKYAISSNNPWD